A region of Shewanella psychromarinicola DNA encodes the following proteins:
- a CDS encoding paraquat-inducible protein A: MGLCLCPVCRKVNLTTSSHCRRCFSQLSSRNYASIQQSWALLVTATILLVVANIYPITLLTNRGEVTHDTIFSGISHLVKTGMFPIAIIVFTASILVPWLKIIGLATYLTAISFNLPVSKRKLMVGFHIIEWIGRWSMLDLFVISLTVALVNMGQLLDAKPAPAATAFALVILLTQLAARVLDTRLLWDRLEHTNDTN; encoded by the coding sequence ATGGGCTTATGTTTATGTCCCGTTTGTCGCAAGGTTAATCTGACGACGAGTAGTCATTGTCGACGCTGTTTTAGCCAGTTAAGTAGTCGAAATTATGCCAGCATTCAGCAAAGTTGGGCTTTACTGGTTACCGCAACAATTTTACTTGTTGTCGCCAATATCTACCCAATAACCCTCCTGACAAATCGGGGAGAGGTTACCCATGACACTATTTTTAGTGGTATTAGCCATCTGGTCAAAACGGGCATGTTCCCGATTGCTATTATTGTGTTTACTGCCAGTATATTAGTGCCTTGGCTAAAAATTATTGGTTTGGCCACCTATTTAACGGCTATCAGCTTTAACCTTCCAGTATCAAAAAGAAAATTGATGGTGGGTTTTCATATCATTGAATGGATTGGCCGTTGGTCAATGCTTGATTTATTCGTGATTTCATTAACAGTTGCCCTAGTCAATATGGGGCAACTATTAGACGCAAAACCTGCACCTGCCGCTACCGCGTTTGCGTTAGTAATCTTACTGACTCAACTCGCGGCAAGAGTGTTAGATACTCGTTTACTCTGGGACCGCTTGGAACACACTAATGACACAAATTGA
- a CDS encoding nucleoside recognition domain-containing protein has protein sequence MLNRVWLVFFIIAALSIVIQLVNGNVNVLSESVTALFASAKLAADISIGLIGVLALWMGLMQVGEKAGVVGLFARIFEPLLSKLMPEVPRGHVAYGSISMNLTANMLGLDNAATPLGLKAMHDLQTLNPVKAVATNAQILFLVLNTSSVTLVPVTVFLYRAQQGAANPADIFLPILLATSVSTVVGLLVVALVQRISLFNSVILAYAAIIMSVFMAGMAYLVTLSADAIGQVSMILGNGILLLLILSFILVAGYRKIAVYEEFVDGAKQGFSQAIQLIPYLLAMLLAIGFLRASGALDYALQLLASVVSALGADTRFIDAMPTALMKPFSGSGARAMMLETMSHHGVDSFAGRLAAILQGSTETTFYVLAVYFGSVGIRNGRHALACGLTADIAGITAAIGVCYWFYG, from the coding sequence GTGTTAAATAGAGTGTGGTTAGTATTTTTTATCATTGCCGCGTTGTCTATCGTGATCCAATTGGTAAATGGCAACGTCAATGTATTAAGCGAGTCGGTTACTGCTTTGTTTGCCAGTGCCAAATTAGCGGCAGACATCTCAATTGGCTTGATTGGTGTGCTAGCGTTATGGATGGGCCTTATGCAGGTGGGTGAAAAGGCCGGTGTAGTGGGTTTGTTTGCCCGTATATTCGAGCCTTTACTCTCCAAGTTGATGCCTGAGGTTCCTCGTGGCCATGTGGCGTATGGGAGTATTAGCATGAATCTGACTGCGAATATGCTGGGGTTAGATAATGCCGCAACCCCCTTAGGCTTAAAAGCAATGCATGATCTGCAAACGCTTAACCCGGTCAAAGCGGTTGCAACCAATGCCCAAATTTTATTTTTAGTGTTAAATACCTCCTCGGTAACGTTAGTCCCAGTGACAGTGTTTCTCTATCGCGCGCAACAAGGTGCTGCTAATCCTGCTGATATCTTTTTGCCTATCTTGTTGGCCACAAGTGTCTCGACCGTTGTGGGGCTGCTGGTTGTGGCTTTGGTGCAACGTATCTCGTTATTCAATAGTGTTATTTTGGCTTATGCTGCCATCATTATGAGTGTGTTCATGGCAGGTATGGCTTATTTAGTGACATTATCGGCCGATGCAATAGGCCAAGTGTCTATGATTTTGGGCAACGGCATATTGCTATTGCTCATTCTAAGTTTTATTTTAGTCGCCGGTTATCGCAAAATTGCTGTGTATGAAGAGTTTGTCGACGGTGCAAAGCAGGGGTTCAGTCAAGCAATCCAGCTTATTCCTTATTTGTTGGCGATGTTATTAGCGATTGGTTTTCTGAGGGCTTCTGGCGCATTAGATTATGCTTTGCAGCTCTTAGCTAGCGTCGTTAGCGCATTGGGAGCCGATACGCGCTTTATTGATGCGATGCCAACGGCATTGATGAAACCCTTTAGTGGTTCAGGCGCGCGGGCTATGATGCTAGAAACCATGAGTCACCATGGTGTTGACTCATTTGCTGGCCGATTAGCCGCAATCTTGCAAGGCAGTACCGAAACGACTTTTTATGTGTTGGCCGTTTACTTTGGTTCTGTCGGGATCCGTAATGGCCGTCATGCGTTGGCATGTGGTTTAACTGCTGATATTGCCGGTATTACTGCAGCCATAGGCGTGTGTTATTGGTTTTATGGTTAA
- a CDS encoding paraquat-inducible protein A encodes MHEFDDHDSITLCQSCDLAVRKRALPSSARALCPRCHTALYDSPYCSINGMLALCIAALVIFIPANLLPVLEIHFLGSVRTTTVMHAAVTVWSEGYWVVGLAVMVAAVIAPGLLILSILTQVVVVKLKLHSSFWQRAYTTLLKNHGLISQMTMLEIYVISFLVSAFQLSDFSDVYFGMGTFCFTMLFIIILFLQREYNLEHMWGYVDD; translated from the coding sequence ATGCATGAATTTGATGATCATGATTCTATAACGTTATGCCAATCATGTGATTTGGCGGTGAGAAAACGAGCCTTGCCCTCTAGTGCTAGAGCGCTTTGTCCTCGTTGTCATACTGCTCTTTATGATTCTCCTTATTGTTCTATTAATGGCATGCTGGCGTTATGCATTGCAGCATTAGTTATCTTTATTCCGGCCAATTTATTACCTGTATTAGAAATTCACTTTCTTGGCAGTGTCCGCACGACAACAGTCATGCATGCCGCGGTGACAGTTTGGTCTGAAGGTTATTGGGTTGTCGGCTTAGCCGTCATGGTTGCGGCTGTTATCGCCCCTGGATTATTAATATTGTCGATTCTGACTCAGGTTGTCGTTGTAAAGCTAAAATTACACAGTTCATTTTGGCAAAGAGCGTACACCACATTGTTAAAAAACCATGGCTTAATATCGCAAATGACCATGTTAGAAATTTATGTGATTAGCTTTTTAGTGTCGGCATTCCAATTATCTGATTTTTCAGATGTGTATTTCGGTATGGGTACCTTCTGTTTTACGATGTTGTTTATCATCATTTTATTTTTACAACGTGAATATAACCTAGAACATATGTGGGGTTATGTTGATGACTAA
- a CDS encoding YebG family protein, translated as MAVITQFVVVREGVEKMTFISKKEADAYDKMLDISDNLVPFLIKADLGLDENKCEQLAFYLANNKDELSNLLKGIVQVKNAPTAKTKKTAAKNTPLE; from the coding sequence ATGGCAGTGATAACCCAATTTGTCGTGGTCAGAGAAGGGGTGGAGAAGATGACATTTATATCGAAGAAAGAGGCTGATGCCTACGATAAGATGCTTGATATTTCCGATAACCTGGTGCCGTTTCTTATTAAGGCGGACCTCGGACTTGATGAAAATAAATGCGAACAACTGGCATTTTATCTAGCAAACAATAAAGATGAGCTTTCTAACTTGCTAAAAGGCATCGTACAGGTTAAAAACGCTCCTACAGCCAAAACCAAAAAGACTGCGGCTAAAAATACACCACTAGAATAG
- a CDS encoding MlaD family protein yields MTQIESPKVVKKKLFSPIWLLPVVALILGAWLGVKSINESGIDVLIHFPSAAGIDIGKTLVKYQGLSVGKVTDIGIDDDLRGVNVKVVMDYRADPFLNKNTLFWLVKPKASITGVEGLDTLFSGNYIAIQPGDGRSATEFEAEREAPAILPGIEGLMIELKSPRLGSIDVGSPVFFRQAPVGSVVSYRLHGNKQIIISAFVQEQYAHLVNKDSHFWNVSGLKIDASLAGIKVSTESIASILAGGISFDSGTDTEKAVNGDEYTLYEDQQTALGGIDFSLTAANGEDVSEGTAIIYRGIAIGQIEKKSLTPTGVQFIARVNYQYKALIAKDSQFWLSGPEISLKGVKHVSRLVTGSVINVLPGSQASTEAMQFELASGAPDLLSEDKIELTVVANTHTGVSNGAQVRYKQLPIGQILSTNISQDFSTVEYHIEILPEFKNLLTKGSFFVPESALSINASLEGISVKTRDVTTMLEGAISLIPGNNSALLAVNSKLKLHESIESAKALYAQQQMTHLTLTSIDGADLAEGSPIYYKKMQIGSVSKINWLANTDKFNIDINIDNKFAPLIKPNTVFWRNDAVAINASLAGVDINVAPLKGAINGSITLGHIDDIADIQHSEPNLRLYDKKSYALMQAKVINLTLPVSANITANAAIRFQGHQIGEVTHVKLNQDLNTLSATAYLFGQYAHHFSTNDSEYFIIDAQISLAGINALDALLTGPYIGVIPGKSLELVDTFVALAHASFAANVPKDAVVFQLVDDQLGSIKVGTPLFFRGINVGQIDGYQLDDSGIEITLFAHVNAEYAHLINQSSQFWDASGIKLDVGLFSGAKLETGSLETILAGGIAFATRDATSDSNSIDATSRFPLHANSQDEWTQWRPTQAK; encoded by the coding sequence ATGACACAAATTGAATCGCCTAAAGTTGTGAAGAAAAAATTATTCTCGCCAATATGGTTATTGCCTGTTGTCGCCTTAATATTAGGTGCTTGGTTAGGAGTAAAAAGCATTAATGAGTCCGGCATTGACGTTTTGATCCACTTCCCCAGTGCCGCCGGGATCGATATTGGTAAAACCTTGGTAAAATACCAAGGTTTGTCGGTAGGTAAAGTCACCGACATTGGTATTGATGATGATCTCAGAGGGGTTAACGTCAAAGTGGTAATGGATTATCGCGCCGATCCATTTTTAAACAAAAATACTCTTTTTTGGTTAGTCAAACCCAAAGCGAGTATTACTGGAGTCGAAGGATTAGACACCTTATTTTCAGGCAATTATATTGCCATTCAGCCAGGAGATGGGCGCTCTGCAACCGAATTCGAAGCTGAGCGAGAAGCGCCAGCAATCCTCCCCGGCATTGAAGGGCTCATGATCGAGCTAAAATCACCTCGACTGGGATCTATTGATGTTGGCTCGCCAGTATTTTTCCGTCAAGCGCCTGTCGGCAGTGTGGTCAGCTACCGTCTACACGGCAACAAGCAAATTATTATCAGCGCATTTGTTCAAGAGCAATATGCTCATTTAGTCAATAAAGATTCCCACTTTTGGAATGTCTCGGGGTTAAAGATTGATGCCTCATTAGCTGGCATCAAAGTCAGTACCGAAAGTATTGCGTCAATTTTAGCAGGCGGAATTAGTTTTGATAGTGGCACTGATACCGAAAAAGCGGTAAATGGCGATGAATATACCCTGTATGAAGATCAACAAACGGCTCTCGGTGGAATTGATTTTAGCCTAACTGCGGCAAATGGTGAGGATGTCAGCGAAGGGACAGCTATCATCTACCGTGGTATTGCTATTGGTCAAATTGAGAAAAAATCCTTAACGCCAACCGGGGTTCAATTCATTGCTCGAGTTAACTACCAGTACAAAGCGTTAATTGCCAAAGATAGTCAGTTTTGGTTAAGTGGTCCCGAAATATCATTAAAAGGTGTCAAACACGTCAGTCGACTCGTTACAGGAAGTGTGATTAATGTTTTGCCTGGTAGCCAGGCATCAACTGAGGCGATGCAATTTGAACTGGCTTCAGGTGCACCAGACTTACTCAGTGAAGACAAAATTGAGCTAACTGTCGTTGCCAATACCCATACTGGTGTCAGTAATGGTGCACAAGTGCGTTATAAACAATTACCTATTGGCCAAATTCTCAGTACTAACATAAGCCAAGATTTTTCAACTGTTGAGTATCATATTGAAATTCTACCTGAATTTAAAAATTTACTCACGAAGGGAAGTTTCTTTGTGCCTGAAAGTGCATTATCCATAAATGCTTCATTAGAAGGCATAAGTGTTAAGACTCGAGATGTAACCACTATGCTTGAAGGGGCTATTAGCTTAATTCCAGGTAATAACAGCGCCCTACTTGCGGTCAATAGTAAATTGAAACTGCATGAATCAATTGAGTCAGCCAAGGCATTATATGCTCAGCAGCAAATGACCCATTTAACCTTGACCAGTATTGATGGGGCAGATTTAGCTGAAGGATCACCTATTTATTATAAAAAAATGCAAATCGGCTCGGTAAGTAAAATTAACTGGTTAGCAAACACAGATAAATTTAACATCGATATTAATATCGACAATAAATTTGCTCCACTAATAAAACCCAATACAGTGTTTTGGCGCAACGATGCTGTCGCCATCAATGCCAGTCTCGCGGGCGTTGATATTAATGTCGCCCCACTTAAAGGCGCTATTAACGGCAGTATTACTCTTGGCCACATAGATGACATAGCTGATATTCAACACAGTGAGCCGAATCTGCGCTTGTATGACAAAAAATCATATGCGCTTATGCAGGCTAAGGTCATTAATCTCACCTTACCCGTCAGTGCAAACATCACTGCCAATGCCGCCATTCGTTTCCAAGGTCATCAAATTGGTGAGGTGACACACGTTAAGCTAAACCAAGATTTAAACACGCTTAGTGCAACAGCGTATTTGTTTGGCCAATATGCACATCACTTCAGCACCAATGACAGTGAATACTTCATTATTGATGCACAGATTTCTTTAGCTGGGATTAATGCACTAGATGCATTATTAACGGGGCCGTATATTGGGGTTATCCCTGGCAAGAGTCTGGAATTAGTTGATACGTTTGTCGCCTTAGCGCACGCTAGTTTTGCAGCCAATGTGCCCAAAGATGCTGTAGTATTCCAATTAGTTGATGATCAACTGGGTTCCATTAAAGTGGGGACGCCATTATTTTTTCGCGGCATTAACGTCGGCCAAATTGATGGTTATCAGCTAGATGATTCAGGTATTGAAATAACGCTGTTTGCCCATGTCAATGCTGAATATGCTCATTTAATTAACCAAAGCAGCCAGTTTTGGGATGCTTCAGGGATTAAGTTAGATGTCGGATTATTTTCAGGCGCGAAGTTAGAAACGGGATCATTAGAGACCATACTTGCCGGCGGAATAGCATTTGCTACACGTGATGCAACCTCAGACAGTAATAGTATCGATGCCACAAGCCGTTTCCCATTACATGCAAATTCGCAAGATGAATGGACACAATGGCGACCTACACAAGCTAAATAA
- the proQ gene encoding RNA chaperone ProQ produces MESTDKLTDTNAILAYLYETFPLCFIAEGETKPLKIGLFQDLAERLADDSKVSKTQLRVALRRYTSSWRYLKGVKAGAKRIDLEGNECAELEQEHIDHAILTLKESQEKAKAKRQALAPKKPAKKVAPKRAPVVKKERPAAVVAPVIKLVPAKLEDLKQKQRVNVKLGATPVPGVVTDINKEDVLVQLDTGLSIKVRAEHILL; encoded by the coding sequence ATGGAATCAACAGACAAGTTGACCGACACCAACGCAATTTTAGCGTATTTATATGAAACCTTTCCTTTATGCTTTATTGCTGAAGGCGAAACTAAACCATTAAAAATTGGTTTGTTTCAAGACTTGGCTGAACGGTTAGCTGATGATTCTAAAGTCAGTAAAACACAATTACGTGTAGCGCTTCGTCGTTACACAAGCAGCTGGCGCTACTTGAAAGGCGTTAAAGCGGGTGCCAAACGTATCGATCTTGAAGGTAATGAATGTGCTGAGTTAGAACAAGAACACATCGACCATGCTATTCTTACACTGAAAGAAAGCCAAGAGAAAGCCAAAGCCAAGCGTCAAGCGTTAGCGCCTAAAAAGCCTGCTAAGAAAGTTGCGCCTAAACGTGCTCCAGTGGTTAAGAAAGAACGTCCAGCTGCAGTAGTTGCGCCAGTCATTAAACTTGTGCCTGCAAAGCTTGAAGATTTGAAACAAAAGCAACGTGTGAATGTTAAATTAGGAGCCACACCAGTACCCGGTGTTGTGACTGATATTAATAAAGAAGATGTGCTTGTTCAGTTAGATACTGGCTTATCCATCAAAGTACGTGCAGAACACATACTATTATAG
- the rsmF gene encoding 16S rRNA (cytosine(1407)-C(5))-methyltransferase RsmF — protein sequence MAQLNTNFIKHIEKELPAHLSLEEFIAYCDKPLRQSIRVNTLKISTVAFINIMTQAGWQLSPIPWCEDGFWIEGKDDIQLGNAIEHIQGLFYIQEASSMLPPTALFSNDTAPEIVLDLASAPGSKTTQIAALMNNRGLLVANEYSASRVKVLHANVLRMGASHTALTHFDGRVFGEYLFESFDTILLDAPCGGEGTVRKDPLALKHWDIDDVTAIGETQKDLIESAFLALKPGGTLVYSTCTLSQLENQHICLHLKQIYPDAVEFISLTDLFDGADQACTKEGFLHVWPQIYDSEGFFVAKIRKIASVERVEKQPKLQKNFPFTPVNEKQKTELIQYFQNNFCLELPSDDVIMVRDDEYWLFPAQFIPFIGKMRFQRIGIKLADAMKKGYKAKHEAVIALSAAAHNPTKTMELSAAQAQDYLMGRDIAITTFDESVQQHLAIMPRGEMLVSYHKVVLGVVKHLGHRLKNNLPRELVRDKVNVSL from the coding sequence ATGGCCCAATTAAATACAAACTTTATCAAGCACATTGAGAAAGAGTTACCCGCCCACTTATCTTTAGAAGAGTTTATCGCTTATTGTGATAAACCGCTTCGTCAATCCATTCGGGTTAATACACTAAAAATAAGTACCGTCGCGTTTATCAACATCATGACGCAAGCAGGCTGGCAACTCTCACCGATACCTTGGTGTGAGGACGGATTTTGGATTGAAGGCAAAGATGACATTCAGCTAGGCAATGCCATCGAACATATTCAAGGGCTGTTTTACATCCAGGAAGCCAGCTCTATGCTGCCGCCAACTGCACTCTTTTCAAATGATACCGCACCTGAAATTGTCTTAGACCTTGCTTCAGCTCCTGGCTCTAAAACCACTCAAATAGCAGCCTTAATGAATAACCGTGGCTTATTAGTTGCTAATGAATACTCCGCCAGTCGAGTGAAAGTATTGCATGCCAACGTGCTACGAATGGGCGCAAGCCATACTGCCCTGACCCATTTTGATGGCAGAGTATTTGGTGAGTATTTATTTGAATCGTTTGATACTATTTTATTGGATGCTCCTTGCGGCGGCGAAGGAACGGTTCGTAAAGATCCATTGGCATTAAAACATTGGGATATTGATGATGTTACTGCGATTGGCGAAACCCAAAAAGATCTTATCGAATCTGCATTTTTGGCATTAAAACCTGGTGGGACCTTAGTCTATTCTACTTGCACCCTAAGCCAGTTAGAAAACCAACATATCTGTCTACACTTAAAACAAATATATCCTGATGCGGTTGAATTTATCTCATTGACAGATTTATTTGATGGCGCAGACCAAGCGTGCACTAAAGAAGGTTTTCTACATGTTTGGCCACAAATTTACGACAGTGAAGGTTTTTTTGTCGCCAAAATCCGCAAAATAGCCTCAGTCGAGCGAGTAGAAAAACAGCCAAAATTACAAAAAAACTTTCCATTTACTCCCGTAAACGAAAAGCAAAAAACGGAGTTAATACAATATTTTCAAAACAACTTCTGTCTCGAGTTACCTAGTGATGACGTGATCATGGTACGTGATGATGAATATTGGTTATTTCCAGCCCAATTTATACCGTTTATTGGCAAAATGCGCTTTCAACGTATTGGCATTAAGCTCGCTGATGCAATGAAAAAAGGCTACAAAGCAAAACATGAAGCCGTTATTGCTTTATCAGCAGCAGCACATAACCCAACAAAAACTATGGAATTGAGTGCCGCGCAAGCACAAGATTATTTAATGGGTCGTGATATTGCCATAACTACTTTTGATGAATCGGTACAGCAACATTTAGCCATAATGCCACGAGGTGAAATGTTAGTGAGTTATCACAAGGTCGTACTTGGGGTCGTAAAACACTTAGGCCATAGGCTGAAAAACAATTTACCGCGTGAATTAGTCCGCGACAAGGTTAACGTAAGTCTATGA
- the prc gene encoding carboxy terminal-processing peptidase: MRKLTLAASIACLFVGFSAWAISPTIQISELPKLAQEPQHKVASKRVTTLFTRSHYHRFNLDNAFSEQIYSRFLEQLDYRRNVLTAADIASFSQYQNLFDNMLESGNISAAFKMYDVVQKRRYERFSYALSLLDKEFDFTKAGDSYEFDRKDAAWPKDEAEVNDLWRQRVKYDALNLKLTGKKWPDIVEVLEKRYNNAIKRLSQTQSEDVFQTVMNAFARSVEPHTSYLSPRNAERFQMEMNLSLEGIGAVLQMDDDYTVIKSLVAGGPAANSEKLSPEDRIVGVGQKDGDVVDVIGWRLDDVVDLIKGPKGSEVVLQILPKKGGANAKPFELVITRDKIRLEDRAATSKVVEPKEGQYADRKIGVIQIPGFYMNLSQDVAKEITQLEKDNVEGIIIDLRGNGGGALTEATLLTGLFIDKGPVVQIRDANGGINQNSDNDGVSAYNGPLTVMVDRYSASASEIFAAALQDYDRALIVGESTFGKGTVQQHKSLGRIYDMYEKPIGHVQYTIAKFYRINGGSTQLKGVTPDVSFPTALAPGEYGESEEKNALPWDKVPVAQYSTLGNITPMLIQNLDAKHKERISKDVEFSYIYQDINEFKKHHKDKTISLVESERMASREDDDKRALDRANARRVHDGLAAVKSLDDIEKSDDSKLPDAFLDETAYITLDMADAEKMAKTSLK, encoded by the coding sequence ATGCGAAAACTTACCTTGGCCGCGTCAATTGCCTGTTTATTTGTCGGCTTTTCGGCATGGGCAATTTCACCAACGATTCAAATCAGCGAGTTACCTAAACTAGCACAAGAGCCACAGCATAAAGTGGCTAGCAAGCGAGTAACAACTTTGTTTACTCGCTCGCATTATCACCGTTTTAATCTCGATAATGCATTTTCTGAACAAATCTATTCTCGCTTTCTTGAGCAGCTTGATTATCGCCGTAATGTGCTGACTGCGGCAGACATTGCTAGCTTTAGTCAATATCAAAATCTGTTTGATAATATGCTCGAGTCAGGCAATATTAGCGCAGCATTTAAGATGTACGATGTGGTGCAAAAGCGTCGTTATGAACGTTTTTCTTACGCCTTGTCTTTGCTTGATAAAGAATTTGATTTTACCAAAGCAGGCGATTCGTATGAATTTGATCGCAAAGATGCTGCTTGGCCAAAAGATGAAGCCGAAGTTAATGACCTTTGGCGTCAGCGGGTTAAATACGATGCGTTAAACCTAAAGTTAACCGGAAAAAAATGGCCTGACATTGTTGAAGTGCTCGAGAAGCGTTATAACAATGCCATTAAGCGTTTAAGCCAAACCCAAAGTGAAGACGTATTTCAAACCGTGATGAACGCGTTTGCTCGCAGCGTTGAACCTCATACAAGTTATTTATCTCCCCGCAATGCAGAACGTTTCCAAATGGAAATGAACTTAAGCCTCGAAGGCATTGGTGCTGTGTTACAAATGGATGATGACTATACCGTTATCAAAAGTTTAGTAGCCGGAGGCCCGGCCGCAAACAGTGAAAAGTTATCACCTGAAGATCGAATTGTCGGTGTTGGCCAAAAAGATGGCGATGTAGTTGACGTTATCGGTTGGCGTTTAGATGATGTTGTTGACCTGATTAAAGGGCCAAAGGGCAGTGAAGTTGTTTTACAAATTTTACCGAAAAAAGGTGGTGCGAATGCTAAGCCTTTTGAACTGGTCATTACCCGAGATAAAATTCGCTTAGAAGATCGCGCTGCGACCTCAAAAGTGGTTGAGCCTAAAGAAGGTCAATATGCGGATCGTAAAATTGGGGTGATCCAGATCCCTGGTTTTTATATGAATTTATCTCAAGATGTAGCCAAAGAAATTACTCAACTTGAAAAAGACAATGTTGAAGGCATTATTATTGACCTTCGTGGTAATGGCGGCGGCGCGTTAACGGAAGCAACATTACTGACAGGCTTGTTTATTGATAAGGGTCCAGTGGTTCAAATCCGGGATGCCAATGGTGGTATTAATCAAAATAGTGATAACGATGGTGTCAGTGCATACAATGGCCCATTAACTGTGATGGTTGATCGTTATAGTGCATCAGCATCAGAGATTTTTGCAGCGGCTTTACAAGATTATGACCGTGCACTTATTGTGGGTGAATCGACTTTTGGTAAAGGAACCGTTCAGCAACATAAGAGTTTAGGTCGAATTTATGACATGTATGAAAAACCGATTGGTCACGTGCAATATACCATAGCTAAATTTTACCGTATTAATGGGGGCAGTACTCAGTTAAAAGGCGTCACTCCTGATGTGAGTTTTCCGACTGCATTAGCGCCTGGTGAATACGGCGAGTCAGAAGAGAAAAATGCCTTACCATGGGATAAAGTTCCAGTAGCTCAGTACAGCACGCTAGGAAATATTACCCCGATGTTGATCCAAAATCTTGATGCGAAGCATAAAGAACGGATCAGTAAAGATGTTGAGTTCAGTTATATTTATCAAGATATTAATGAGTTTAAAAAACATCATAAAGACAAAACGATATCGCTTGTTGAAAGCGAACGTATGGCCTCTCGTGAAGACGATGATAAGCGCGCTCTAGACCGGGCAAATGCTCGTAGAGTCCATGATGGTTTGGCTGCGGTAAAGTCTTTAGATGACATAGAAAAGAGCGATGACAGTAAGTTACCTGATGCCTTTTTAGATGAAACTGCTTATATTACACTCGATATGGCCGATGCTGAAAAAATGGCTAAAACAAGCCTAAAGTAA
- a CDS encoding GAF domain-containing protein, translating to MKTEFYQTLNRQAQALLEGEDDLIAAMANFSALLNDNLADLNWAGFYIKRGEQLVLGPFQGKVACTRIIMGKGVCGTAAAENKTQRVADVHQFDGHIACDSASNSEIVIPVRHGHEVVAVLDIDSPLLNRFDQDDQIGLEYMVKSFETCLFG from the coding sequence ATGAAAACCGAATTTTACCAAACATTAAATCGTCAAGCACAAGCTTTACTTGAAGGCGAAGATGATTTAATTGCGGCAATGGCAAATTTTTCAGCGTTGCTAAACGACAACTTAGCAGACCTCAACTGGGCTGGTTTTTATATCAAGCGTGGTGAGCAATTAGTACTAGGGCCTTTTCAAGGTAAAGTGGCTTGTACCCGTATCATTATGGGTAAAGGTGTATGTGGCACTGCTGCAGCGGAAAATAAAACCCAACGAGTGGCAGACGTGCATCAATTTGACGGCCATATAGCATGTGATTCTGCCAGTAACTCAGAAATAGTGATCCCTGTTAGACACGGCCATGAGGTTGTGGCAGTGTTAGATATCGACAGCCCATTATTGAATCGATTCGATCAAGATGATCAAATTGGTTTAGAATATATGGTAAAAAGCTTCGAAACTTGCCTATTTGGTTAA